The genomic region CGTTAACAACCGAGAATCTTTCGGGTAAAAATGAAGGTACGGGATATATCCGTTACGTACGTATCAGTCCGAATTAACAACAGGAAATATGACAATCTCATTATGGAGATACAGCCATCTCGCGTTGGCTGTATCTTCTTTTCTCTTTATAGCCCTCGCTTCCGTAACGGGAATTGTGCTTGCTTTTGAACCCGTTCTGCAAAAAACACAACCCTATCGCGCAGCTGACTTCAACCAGATTACGGTGGCTGAATTGCTACCGGTACTGAAAAAGGAATACGACGAAATTACCGATGTAACGATTGATGCCAATCAGTTTGTAATAGCCAAAGTGATTGATGCCGATGGTAAGGATGTAACGGTTTACATTGATCCGAAAACAGGAAAGTCGCTTGGAGCGGTTCCTAAAGAAAATGAATTTTTCCGATGGGTAACCACACTGCATCGCTCGCTTTTTTTACACGAAACCGGAAGGGTTTTTATAGGCATAACCGCCTTTTTATTGTTTCTGATCGCGAGTACCGGAACGGTTTTGGTAATCCAGCGGCAACGCGGTTTAAAACGTTTTTTTTCCCGGATTGTTAAAGAAAACTTCGCACAGTATTACCATGTACTATTGGGAAGACTGGCATTAATTCCGATTTTGATCATTACAATTACCGGAACGTATCTGTCGTTAGTGCGTTTTGAATTGTTAGGACCGGAAAAAAAGATAACCCACAATATCGATTTTGATGGCATTCGTTCGGAACCGGCTCAAAAGTTATCCGATTTTAAAGTATTTCAGCATTTACTTTTATCCGAAGTACAGTCCATTGAGTTTCCGTTTTCAGAAGATGTAGAAGATTATTATACGTTTAAACTAAAAGACCGGGAATTGGTTGTGAATCAGATCACTGGTGATATCCTAAGTGAAATTCCGTATTCGCAAACCACACTTTTGTCGAATCTGAGTCTGACGTTGCATACCGGGCGTTCGAGTACTGTTTGGGCGATTGTTCTGGCGATAGCGGCAGCGAATATTCTGTTTTTTATTTATTCCGGTTTTGCAATTACGTTAAAAAGACGTGGCCATCGTGTTCGTAATAAATTTAAAAGTGATGAAAGTCGTTTTGTAATCTTGGTAGGTTCGGAAAACGGATCGACATTCCGTTTTGCGAATGCCGTTCACGAACAGTTATTGAAACAAGGAGAGAAGTCCTTTATTGCCGAGTTGAATGCGTATACGGTTTTTCCGAAAGCAGAATACCTTATCCTGTTAACGGCCACGTATGGTTTGGGCGATGCACCGACAAATGCGGCGAAATTCCAGACATTATTAAAAAAACAACCACAACAGCAACCGGTTCACTTTTCGGTTTTAGGCTTCGGATCCAAATCCTACCCGGATTTCTGTAAGTTTGCTTTTGAGGTTCACAATATACTGGAGCAACAAACATGGGCGACACCATTGCTGGATATTCATACGGTTAATGATAAATCTCCGGATGATTTCCAACGTTGGGCGAACCTTTGGTCGCAAAAAGCCGAAATTCCTTTTTCCGGATCGATGATTGATTTTCAGGGAAAACCTAAGGGGTTAAAAACGTTTACCGTTGTTTCGAAAACAGAACTGGCCCATACCGACGGTGCATTTCTGATTCAGATCGCACCACAGCGCAAGTTAAAATTTACGT from Flavobacterium sp. WV_118_3 harbors:
- a CDS encoding PepSY domain-containing protein → MTISLWRYSHLALAVSSFLFIALASVTGIVLAFEPVLQKTQPYRAADFNQITVAELLPVLKKEYDEITDVTIDANQFVIAKVIDADGKDVTVYIDPKTGKSLGAVPKENEFFRWVTTLHRSLFLHETGRVFIGITAFLLFLIASTGTVLVIQRQRGLKRFFSRIVKENFAQYYHVLLGRLALIPILIITITGTYLSLVRFELLGPEKKITHNIDFDGIRSEPAQKLSDFKVFQHLLLSEVQSIEFPFSEDVEDYYTFKLKDRELVVNQITGDILSEIPYSQTTLLSNLSLTLHTGRSSTVWAIVLAIAAANILFFIYSGFAITLKRRGHRVRNKFKSDESRFVILVGSENGSTFRFANAVHEQLLKQGEKSFIAELNAYTVFPKAEYLILLTATYGLGDAPTNAAKFQTLLKKQPQQQPVHFSVLGFGSKSYPDFCKFAFEVHNILEQQTWATPLLDIHTVNDKSPDDFQRWANLWSQKAEIPFSGSMIDFQGKPKGLKTFTVVSKTELAHTDGAFLIQIAPQRKLKFTSGDLLAIYPANDHRERQYSIGKVGNTVQLSVKLYPEGLGSSYLYALQPGDTVQARIVGNKHFHFPKKARNVIMISNGTGIAPFLGMLDENKGANCYLYSGFRGEASFDLYRDGIDSCLASQKLKQLHVAYSREGAKQYVKDLLVRDAVFIAETLQSGGVIMICGSLAMQQNVMTLLEMVCKEQSGMELSHYQSHNQILTDCY